The DNA segment TCGAGGGCTCTCTGCTCACCATAAAGCTTTGTAACCCCCTGAACTATAATAGACATATTAAAAAATTTCTTAATAATGAATCAAATGCTAAGATAGCTTGTTAATTTATTGGATGTAAAATTAATTATTAAAATCATTTTTTATCTATGATCCGTCGGCTTAAGCCGACGGCAATTGGGACAATTAATAGTAATCTGAGACAAGAAGAGAGAAAAAATTCTTTTCCAGATTTGTCTGACAAATAATATATCAATAATAATTCTGTGTCTCAATTGCCGTTGGCTTCAGCCAACTGATTCATGTGAAAAGCAATTTGGACATTAAATAGAAATCGGAGATAAAAAGAGAGAAAAATCTTTTCTAGGTTTGTTTGACAAATAATACATCAATTATGATTCTGTGTCTCAATTGCCGTTGGCTTCAGCCAACTGATTCATGTGAAAAGCAATTTGGACATTAAATAGAAATCGGAGATAAAAAGAGAGAAAAATCTTTTCTAGGTTTGTTTGACAAATAATACATCAATAATAATTCTGTGTCTCAATTGGGGCTCGCCAACTGATTCATGAAAAGCAATTTGGACATTAAATAGAAATCGGAGATAAAAAAGAGAGAAAAATCTTTTCTAAGTATGTTTGACCAATAAAACATCAATTATGATTCTGTGTCTCAATTGCCGTTGGCTTCAGCCAACGGATAAGAATATGGAATATGTTCCGGGCTTTAGCCCCTCATGATTTCCATTTGATTTTCCCTGATTAATTCATCAAGCTCATCCTCCCATTTAACAATTGCATGATGCCCTTCCTGATTCTGAATGTACTTTCTAATACCTACGAGCTGGGGAACTCCAATTGATACACAATAAAAATCATCCTGCCATTCAAACCTCTGTTTTGTCAAATTGTTTTTATTGATCCAGAAGGAGCTTTCACCTTTAATTTTCTGCATGACATCGGAAATATTTTGAGTACTTCCTAATGAGATCAGAGCATGAAGATGTTGATAATGTCCATTAATTGAATCAATAAAGATGTTTTTTGTTTTAGCATTCTCAACGATATGCTTAATAATATGGGTTCTTACATCATCCTGAAGAAATGGGATTCTGTTTTTAGTGGTCCATACACAATGGAGCCAGATTCTGATAAATGACATAATATTTAAATTTTAGCAGCGAGCAATAGACTAAAGATAAGGGCTTTGTCTATAAAATCCAAAAAATATTAAATCATGTGGGGCTAAAGCCCCGTATAGTTGATGATCTATGATCCGAAGCCAACGGCAATTTGGACATTAAATAGAAATTGGAGATAAAAAGAGAGAAAAATCTTTTCTAGATTTGTTTGACAAATAATACATCAATTATAATTCTGTGTCCCAATTACCGTTGGCTTCAGCCAACGGATCAAAGGCTTCTGTGTCTCAATTGCCAGACAAGATCAACCATACATGAATTGCCCAACCTTGGCAAATGAGGATTTCGGGTTGACACAACAGACCGGTATTTTAGAGCTGTTGGCAATCATATATTGTTCAGAAGCACCTACCACATAATCGGCAACAGTGATATTCTTAGTTGTCATTATAAGAAGAAGATCGGCATTTATCTTCTGGGCAAAGTCGATTGTCTGTTGCGGGAAATTACCTTTAGGCACTTCATGGATCTCATACTCAATATTATTCTGAATCAGATATTTGACTGCAAAATTCAGGTTGATATTAGTTTTCTTAAGCAGGTTCTTATCAGAGCTTACTGAAACAAGCATATGAATTTTGGATTCAAAATATTTTCCCATGAAAATGGCCATCTTCATCTTCTCCTTATTCTCTCCCCTGAAATCAATCGGGAATACTATATTGTGATATCTTTCCTGATCAACAGGAGGATCCTGAACCACAATAAATGGTATTTTAGATTTTACAATAACCTTAAGTGCCCAGCTCCCGGTAAGCTTTTGCATACCTTTCATCCCATGTGTGCCCATAACTACAAGGCTGGCATCAGCTTCATGTGCATAATCAGCAATTGCAGTGAATATGCTTCCCTTGGAAATATGGAAGGATATAGGAATATTGTACTTCTTTGTGTTTTCTTCAGTTATCTGCTGCAACTGGGCTTTTTTTGCAGCCTCATCTTTTGCATTTATTGAAGGTTCAGCAATGTGCAGGAGGCAGATGTTGTTCCCGACCATCCGGCTTATCTTTGCTGCATGTGCCAATGCATGTCCGGCAACATTAGTGAAATCCCAGGGCACAACTATTAAATTCTTATGTTCATTTTCTTCCATAGCTCTTAACAGTTTCAATTTAAACTCAAAGTTATTCAGAATTTGCCAATTTTCAAACCAATATCCAAATGGTTACTATACAGTTATTAACTTTGCAACCGGGGAAATATTATCATTAACTATCAAATAATCTGAATAAGAAGACTCAAAATTGAGCTTAGCGACCAACATTTTATTATTTTTGCGCTACTATTTTTATAACATGTAACAATGAAAAGAATCAAAGTAAAGCAATTGCTGTTGAACCCGGTTGTGGGCTCAGATGTTCTCGTGAAAGGTTGGGTACGCACAAAGAGGGGAAATAAGAACATAGTCTTCATTGCACTTAATGACGGATCTACTATCAATAATATTCAGGTTGTTGCGGAAGCTGCTTCATTCGACGAAAACATCATTAAAGACATCACTACAGGTGCATGTATAGCTGTAACCGGAAAGCTCGTTGAATCACAGGGACAGGGACAGAGTGTTGAAATTAATGCCGCCACAATTGAGATCTATGGTAAAAGTGATGCCGAGACATATGCTCTTCAGAAAAAGGGACACTCTATGGAATTCCTCAGGGAAAACGCTCACCTGAGGTTCAGAACAAATACTTTCGGCGCCGTTTTCAGAATCAGACATGCAATGGCCTTTGCCATTCATAAGTATTTCAACGATAAGGGATTCTTCTATCTTCATACTCCAATTATAACCGGAAGTGACTGTGAAGGTGCCGGTGAGATGTTCCATGTTACAACAATGGATCTTAAAAACATGCCACGTAACGAAGATGGCTCTGTAGATTACAGGAACGATTTTTTGGCAAACAAACAAACCTCACCGTTTCGGGTCAGCTTGAAGGAGAACTTGGTGCACTTTCACTCGGAGATATTTACACCTTCGGTCCGACTTTCAGGGCTGAGAACTCAAATACTCCGCGCCACCTGGCCGAATTCTGGATGATAGAACCGGAGATGGCTTTCTATGATCTCAACGACAATATGGACCTGGCTGAAGAGTTCGTGAAATATCTGATAAAATATGCCCTTGATAACTGCAGGGAGGATCTTGAATTCCTCGACAGCATGATCAACAAGGGACTTCTTGAAAGACTTAAATTTGTACTTGATAATCAGTTTGTCAGAATTACTTACACTGAAGCGGTTTCAATTCTGCTTGCTTCCGGAAAGAAATGGGAGTATATGGTGGGCTGGGGACGCGACCTGCAGGCTGAGCATGAAAGATATTTAGTTGAAGAGCACTTTAAGAGACCGGTGATTCTTACTGATTACCCGAAAGAGATAAAGGCTTTCTACATGAAGCAGAACAGCGATGGCAAAACAGTGAGGGCTATGGATGTGTTGTTCCCGGGTATTGGAGAGATAATCGGAGGATCACAGAGAGAAGAACAATATGATGCTCTTCTTTCACGTATAAGAGAAATGAAAATGCCCGAGAAAGAACTGTGGTGGTACCTCGATACCAGAAAATTCGGATCAGCACCTCACAGCGGATTTGGTCTTGGCTTTGAAAGACTTATACTATTTGTTACCGGAATGGCAAACATCAGGGATGTTATTCCATTCCCCAGGACACCAAAAAATGCAGAATTTTAACAGATTGGCAGAATAACTTTTGTTGAGAAAAAGGGGATGTTAAATCAGAGGTTACAGCAGAAGTTGCTTCAGAAGCTTTCACCGCAGCAGATCCAGATGATCAAGCTGCTGGAAGTCCCTACCCTTCAGATAGAGGAGAGGATCAAGAAAGAACTGGAGGAAAACCCTGCCCTTGAAGAGGGACCGGATGATGAGGATGTCCAGCCGGAAGCAGAAGAGGATCAGTTTGATGAGAAAGATAAGGACCAGGAGGAATTCACCCTCGATGATTATATCGACGACGATGATATCCCCGATTACCGTCTGCAGACTAAGAATTATAGCAAGGATGAAGAGAAAAGGAGCGAAATACCTTTTTCAGTAGGATTTTCATTCCAGGAGCATCTCGAATCGCAGCTCGGACTCCGCGACCTTACAGAAAAACAGAAAATTCTCGGGGAATATATTCTCGGAAATATTGATGAGGATGGCTATCTCAGAAGAGAACTGATTAATATAGTCGATGATCTTGCTTTTCTCCAGAATATTGAAACAACTGAAAGCGAACTGGAAGAGGTTCTCAGTATTATTCAGGATCTTGAACCCTCTGGCGTGGGTGCCCGTACCCTGAGAGAATGCCTGCTGCTTCAGATTGAAAAACGGGATAAGACACAGCCTTCAATGATTCTGGCTCATAAAATCCTTGATCTTCATTTTGAAGAGTTTACAAAAAGACATTATGATAAAATAGTAGCACGGTTAGGGATTACGGAAAACGAACTGAAAGCAGCTATTGATGAGGTGCTTAAACTAAATCCAAAACCCGGAGGCGTCTACAGCGATCCTTTTAATAAGACATCACAGCCAATTATTCCTGATTTCATTCTTGAACTCTCCGAAGACGGGTTCGACCTTCATCTTAATTCCCGAAACCTGCCTGAACTCAGGCTTAGCGGGGCATACAGGGAGATGCTTCAGTCGTACAGCCAGGATAAGAGTCAGAAGAAAGAAATGAAGGATGCGGTTCAGTTTGTCAAGCAGAAAATTGACTCAGCCAGGTGGTTCATTGATGCCATAAAACAGAGGCAAAATACTCTCCTGCTTACAATGAATGCAATACTTGAATATCAGCAGGAATACTTTATCGATGGTGATGAGACCAAACTAAAACCAATGATCCTTAAGGATGTTGCTGAAATGACCGGTCTCGATATATCCACCGTATCAAGGGTGGCAAACAGTAAATTCATTCAGACGCATTTCGGGATATTTCCGCTGAAGTTTTTCTTCTCGGAAGGACTGCAGACCGATAGCGGAGAAGAGGTGTCAACCCGTGAGATTAAAAGAATTCTGCAGGATTGTATCGAAAATGAACAGAAAAGAAGGCCTCTTACCGATGAGAGGCTGACAGAAATATTACAGGAAAAGGGTTACCAGATTGCACGCCGGACAGTAGCAAAATACCGGGAGCAACTTAATATTCCGGTCGCAAGGCTGAGGAGGGAGATATAATGCAGACCGAAGGAAAAAAAGACTTAAGGGATACCCTTGCAAAAACAGTTTCGATAAT comes from the Bacteroidales bacterium genome and includes:
- a CDS encoding universal stress protein, with the protein product MEENEHKNLIVVPWDFTNVAGHALAHAAKISRMVGNNICLLHIAEPSINAKDEAAKKAQLQQITEENTKKYNIPISFHISKGSIFTAIADYAHEADASLVVMGTHGMKGMQKLTGSWALKVIVKSKIPFIVVQDPPVDQERYHNIVFPIDFRGENKEKMKMAIFMGKYFESKIHMLVSVSSDKNLLKKTNINLNFAVKYLIQNNIEYEIHEVPKGNFPQQTIDFAQKINADLLLIMTTKNITVADYVVGASEQYMIANSSKIPVCCVNPKSSFAKVGQFMYG
- the tnpA gene encoding IS200/IS605 family transposase, which gives rise to MSFIRIWLHCVWTTKNRIPFLQDDVRTHIIKHIVENAKTKNIFIDSINGHYQHLHALISLGSTQNISDVMQKIKGESSFWINKNNLTKQRFEWQDDFYCVSIGVPQLVGIRKYIQNQEGHHAIVKWEDELDELIRENQMEIMRG
- the rpoN gene encoding RNA polymerase factor sigma-54 is translated as MLNQRLQQKLLQKLSPQQIQMIKLLEVPTLQIEERIKKELEENPALEEGPDDEDVQPEAEEDQFDEKDKDQEEFTLDDYIDDDDIPDYRLQTKNYSKDEEKRSEIPFSVGFSFQEHLESQLGLRDLTEKQKILGEYILGNIDEDGYLRRELINIVDDLAFLQNIETTESELEEVLSIIQDLEPSGVGARTLRECLLLQIEKRDKTQPSMILAHKILDLHFEEFTKRHYDKIVARLGITENELKAAIDEVLKLNPKPGGVYSDPFNKTSQPIIPDFILELSEDGFDLHLNSRNLPELRLSGAYREMLQSYSQDKSQKKEMKDAVQFVKQKIDSARWFIDAIKQRQNTLLLTMNAILEYQQEYFIDGDETKLKPMILKDVAEMTGLDISTVSRVANSKFIQTHFGIFPLKFFFSEGLQTDSGEEVSTREIKRILQDCIENEQKRRPLTDERLTEILQEKGYQIARRTVAKYREQLNIPVARLRREI